A single region of the Arthrobacter sp. V1I7 genome encodes:
- a CDS encoding aspartate/glutamate racemase family protein — MHVGVIRALTTSDRRLLHSHGKLLHESFGFEVTSRCIPGQPSGVYNDESLRQAVPKVAELALAMAPGVDALIISCAADPGLAEVRSLVDIPVIGAGSAAAAAALALGGRVGVLGLKASVPGPISETLGERMVLIDGPESVETPEGFLLPTGIFDSLAAAQMLVDAGADVIVEASTGLTSIGMADVLRRRLGIPVIDPVIAAGAILVSAAAARDLQAV; from the coding sequence ATGCATGTAGGTGTCATCCGTGCTTTGACCACGTCAGACCGGCGTCTGCTCCATTCGCACGGGAAGTTGCTGCACGAATCGTTCGGCTTTGAGGTAACGTCGCGCTGCATTCCGGGCCAGCCTTCGGGCGTCTACAACGACGAGTCACTGCGGCAGGCCGTGCCCAAGGTCGCGGAATTGGCGCTTGCCATGGCCCCCGGTGTTGACGCTCTGATCATTAGCTGCGCGGCTGATCCGGGTCTTGCCGAAGTGAGGTCACTGGTGGACATTCCGGTGATCGGCGCGGGGTCGGCTGCAGCGGCGGCCGCACTGGCGCTCGGCGGCCGGGTAGGCGTCCTGGGCTTAAAAGCCTCGGTGCCCGGCCCGATTTCCGAGACGCTCGGTGAACGCATGGTACTTATCGACGGTCCCGAAAGTGTTGAGACGCCGGAAGGGTTCCTTCTGCCCACCGGCATCTTCGACTCCCTGGCAGCTGCCCAGATGCTGGTTGATGCCGGCGCGGATGTCATCGTCGAAGCCAGTACGGGCTTGACCAGTATTGGAATGGCGGACGTGCTGCGCCGCCGGCTGGGGATACCGGTCATCGACCCCGTGATCGCCGCCGGCGCCATACTCGTCTCGGCCGCGGCAGCACGGGACCTGCAGGCCGTATAG
- a CDS encoding glucan 1,4-alpha-glucosidase, whose translation MKHHLRTGCAAAALAVAASAVAFTPASAEAGPAPGAPGASATWTKGDKEGVGTSVSTASKVWYTLTEGTLSEVYYPRADTPNTRELQFAVSDGSRSQRENEDTTRRVELTDPQALSYRQITEDSAGRWRLTKTYVTDPQRSAVMLGVTFEVLDGGDYQLYALFDPSLAGTSGGDSGRTTGGGALVAEDLSIPDTPVASALVSSSGFSATSTGYVGTSDGGADLAADGKLDGAYTDAGPGNIAQTGRIPLTGAKTEFSLALGFGANAQEALDTANASASRGFPKVSKEYTKEWKQYLQSLDKPAKALDGELRTQYDVSLMTVKAHEDKTFPGAFIASLTTPWGQVANAEQHREGYHAVWARDMYQSVTALLAAGDKDAARRGVEWLFKYQQLPDGHFPQTSKVDGTVGQNGIQLDETAFPILLANQIGRTDADFYAKELKPAADYLVAAGPKTPQERWEETGGYSTSTLASQIAALAAAGDIAELNGDAGSAAIYRATADEWQRSTEKWMFTTNGPVGDGNYYLRISRSGDPNDGAVRDWGNGAGVHPENAVLDAGFLEFVRLGVKPPTDAHVADSLAETDASISQETPGGRMWHRYTYDGYGEKADGSPWDGTGVGRLWPLLTGERGEYALANGQDALPYLATMHAAANNGFMIPEQVWDQDEPTSYGHELGRSTGSASPLSWAMAQYVRLAAGMKQGSPVETPRNVAQRYASGAVAEPALAITSPDHLTTSDSPSTTVAGTTAATKVYISVNGKIVEAPLTPAGGGTSTFSLDVALPGVKNTVTVAAVGADGGTAVEDRTVLHYGSRIGGLQDPSGDDNGPGSYTYPTNPVYVPGAFDLTGVDVFDAGENYAFVTTIAGDVTNPWGGQGISHQRINVYLSNGNTAAVPALPGTNVNVENAWDSVVVTDGRFDGAGVFAPDGTRTSAVTLLTVPEARQIVTMVPKTALGDLDPASAEFAVAMFGNAESSEGIGNVRPVYDGGYWAAGDPSWVKEWRFGGGAGVFDGSTPSRDTDTSDPNALDVIVREGQSQAAVLDWHAASPVVVPMVELKP comes from the coding sequence ATGAAGCATCATCTTAGAACAGGCTGCGCTGCGGCAGCCTTGGCAGTCGCGGCATCGGCGGTGGCCTTCACACCCGCCAGCGCAGAAGCAGGACCGGCGCCGGGGGCGCCGGGAGCTTCCGCGACGTGGACGAAAGGCGACAAAGAGGGGGTTGGAACCTCGGTCAGTACAGCGTCAAAGGTCTGGTACACCCTCACCGAGGGGACTCTCAGTGAGGTGTACTACCCGCGGGCCGATACACCTAACACCCGCGAACTCCAGTTTGCGGTCAGCGACGGATCGCGTTCCCAGCGCGAGAATGAGGACACGACCCGGCGGGTGGAGCTGACTGACCCGCAAGCGCTGAGCTACCGGCAAATCACTGAAGACAGTGCTGGCCGCTGGCGGCTGACCAAGACCTACGTGACGGACCCCCAGCGGTCTGCTGTGATGCTCGGCGTCACTTTTGAGGTACTCGACGGCGGCGATTACCAGCTGTACGCCCTGTTCGATCCTTCGCTGGCAGGCACGTCCGGTGGAGATTCCGGCAGGACCACTGGCGGCGGTGCCCTGGTGGCAGAGGACCTCTCGATTCCGGACACCCCGGTCGCCTCTGCATTGGTGTCAAGCTCGGGTTTCAGTGCTACTAGCACCGGATACGTCGGCACCAGCGACGGAGGAGCGGATCTTGCCGCTGACGGCAAACTCGACGGCGCATACACCGACGCCGGGCCGGGAAATATCGCTCAAACGGGAAGGATTCCCCTGACAGGGGCGAAGACGGAATTCTCTCTCGCCCTGGGCTTTGGTGCCAACGCCCAGGAAGCGCTCGATACAGCAAACGCAAGTGCGAGCCGTGGATTTCCCAAGGTGTCCAAGGAGTACACGAAGGAATGGAAGCAGTACCTGCAGTCCCTGGACAAGCCTGCCAAGGCCCTGGACGGTGAACTCCGGACGCAGTATGACGTATCGCTGATGACGGTCAAGGCCCATGAAGACAAGACGTTTCCCGGTGCCTTCATCGCCTCGCTGACGACGCCGTGGGGGCAGGTGGCGAATGCTGAGCAGCACCGCGAGGGTTACCACGCGGTGTGGGCACGCGATATGTACCAGTCGGTGACTGCCCTGCTGGCGGCCGGGGACAAGGACGCTGCCCGCCGCGGAGTCGAGTGGCTGTTCAAGTACCAGCAGCTGCCCGACGGGCACTTCCCACAGACTTCCAAGGTCGACGGGACCGTGGGCCAGAATGGCATCCAGTTGGACGAAACAGCGTTCCCAATCCTGCTGGCGAACCAGATCGGCCGCACGGACGCTGACTTCTATGCAAAAGAACTGAAGCCAGCGGCTGACTACCTTGTTGCAGCCGGGCCCAAGACGCCTCAGGAACGGTGGGAGGAAACCGGCGGATATTCAACGTCGACCCTGGCCTCGCAAATCGCCGCGCTGGCAGCTGCCGGAGACATTGCCGAGCTCAACGGCGATGCCGGTTCCGCCGCAATTTACCGGGCCACCGCGGACGAGTGGCAGCGCAGCACGGAAAAGTGGATGTTCACGACCAACGGACCGGTCGGTGACGGCAACTACTACCTGCGCATCAGTAGAAGCGGCGACCCTAACGACGGTGCTGTCCGTGACTGGGGCAACGGCGCGGGCGTTCATCCGGAAAACGCCGTGTTGGACGCTGGCTTCCTTGAGTTTGTCCGGCTCGGTGTGAAACCACCCACCGATGCGCACGTCGCAGATTCCCTCGCCGAAACAGATGCCTCCATCTCGCAGGAAACGCCGGGGGGCCGTATGTGGCACCGCTACACCTATGACGGATACGGGGAAAAGGCTGACGGTTCCCCGTGGGACGGCACCGGCGTCGGACGGCTCTGGCCGCTGCTGACTGGCGAGCGGGGTGAATACGCTTTGGCGAACGGCCAGGATGCGTTGCCTTACCTGGCTACCATGCACGCCGCCGCCAATAACGGCTTTATGATTCCCGAGCAGGTGTGGGACCAGGACGAACCGACTTCTTACGGCCATGAACTGGGCCGCAGCACCGGCTCTGCCTCCCCGCTTTCGTGGGCGATGGCACAGTATGTCCGGCTTGCTGCGGGCATGAAGCAGGGTTCACCTGTTGAGACCCCGCGGAACGTCGCACAGCGATATGCTTCAGGTGCAGTCGCCGAGCCTGCCCTTGCGATTACTTCTCCCGATCACCTCACCACGTCGGACTCCCCCAGCACTACTGTGGCCGGCACGACGGCGGCGACTAAGGTCTACATTTCCGTCAACGGGAAGATTGTTGAGGCCCCGCTTACCCCGGCGGGGGGCGGCACGTCCACTTTCTCGTTGGATGTCGCTCTTCCGGGAGTCAAAAACACGGTGACCGTGGCCGCCGTGGGCGCCGACGGAGGCACTGCCGTCGAGGACCGGACCGTGCTGCACTATGGCAGCCGGATTGGCGGACTGCAGGACCCATCAGGAGATGACAACGGCCCGGGCAGCTATACCTACCCGACCAACCCGGTCTACGTCCCCGGCGCTTTCGATCTCACCGGTGTCGACGTCTTTGACGCTGGCGAGAACTATGCATTCGTCACCACGATCGCCGGCGACGTCACCAACCCTTGGGGCGGTCAAGGCATCTCTCACCAGCGGATTAACGTCTACCTCAGCAACGGCAATACGGCCGCCGTGCCGGCGCTGCCGGGTACGAACGTGAACGTTGAGAATGCCTGGGATTCCGTCGTCGTTACCGACGGGCGCTTCGATGGTGCAGGCGTTTTCGCCCCTGACGGCACGCGCACGTCGGCAGTCACACTGCTGACGGTGCCCGAAGCCCGCCAGATCGTCACTATGGTGCCCAAGACTGCTCTGGGTGACCTGGATCCTGCCTCCGCAGAGTTCGCCGTGGCCATGTTCGGGAACGCCGAGTCAAGTGAAGGCATCGGCAACGTACGGCCCGTGTACGACGGCGGATACTGGGCAGCCGGAGATCCCTCGTGGGTTAAGGAGTGGCGCTTCGGCGGCGGTGCCGGCGTGTTCGACGGCAGCACACCCTCCCGGGACACCGACACCAGCGATCCAAATGCCCTGGATGTGATTGTCCGCGAGGGCCAAAGCCAGGCCGCGGTGCTTGACTGGCACGCAGCCTCACCCGTGGTGGTTCCCATGGTCGAACTGAAACCATAA
- a CDS encoding ROK family protein, which yields MKSSTRKTEATVPVLRKISAAAVMGALVSGVRLDASELMEATGLSRPTVLTVCDELLKLGWVTEIETPPGLAMRSGRPSRRFALNARAGYVMGIDLGATKLQLCLSDLAGTIVAERSERWRDEHIGAPERLLVARQGVRQVLAQCGVDPSKVMAAGMAVPAPVRPNGHAVALESYLPGLAALDLRLALRPDFNWPLIVDNDANLAVIAERWLGVAQDVDDVVVLLSGERLGAGICLGGQLIRGGGSAGEMRFLELVEGVGNTDAIGGMCRELGAIAAAEILNGERPEPPGGSELLRLCGRVPAAVDAEMVLGAARKGDRAALDVVEVVTERTARAIAVLATLLDPQLMVLSGGPAGAGDVLIPLLDEELERLKSARPRIAASTLAGRAALQGAVRIALDRALATLLD from the coding sequence TTGAAAAGCAGCACAAGAAAAACAGAAGCCACGGTCCCCGTGCTTCGCAAGATCTCTGCCGCCGCTGTCATGGGAGCCCTCGTTTCTGGCGTCAGACTGGATGCGAGCGAACTTATGGAAGCCACCGGCCTTTCCCGGCCTACAGTCCTGACAGTCTGCGACGAACTACTCAAGCTGGGCTGGGTGACCGAAATCGAGACGCCCCCTGGATTGGCCATGCGAAGCGGACGCCCATCACGTCGATTCGCGCTGAATGCCCGGGCCGGATACGTGATGGGGATCGATCTTGGAGCCACCAAACTACAGCTCTGCTTGTCAGACCTCGCTGGCACCATCGTTGCGGAGCGGTCCGAAAGGTGGCGTGATGAGCATATCGGGGCACCCGAACGCTTACTGGTTGCCCGGCAGGGCGTACGGCAGGTCCTGGCCCAGTGCGGCGTGGACCCGTCCAAGGTGATGGCCGCGGGGATGGCAGTACCCGCCCCTGTTAGACCAAACGGGCACGCGGTTGCGCTGGAGTCCTACCTGCCAGGGCTGGCCGCCCTGGACCTGCGTCTCGCACTCCGCCCTGACTTCAACTGGCCGTTGATCGTCGACAACGACGCCAACCTCGCTGTTATCGCAGAGCGATGGCTTGGCGTGGCGCAGGACGTTGACGACGTCGTCGTGCTCCTCTCCGGGGAGCGGCTGGGGGCCGGGATATGCCTCGGCGGTCAACTTATCCGCGGCGGTGGATCCGCCGGTGAAATGCGTTTTCTGGAATTAGTAGAGGGCGTAGGGAACACAGACGCCATCGGCGGCATGTGCCGGGAACTTGGCGCAATAGCCGCTGCGGAAATCCTCAACGGGGAACGGCCGGAACCGCCCGGCGGTAGTGAGTTACTGCGCCTCTGCGGCAGGGTCCCGGCCGCCGTGGACGCTGAGATGGTGCTCGGAGCCGCACGGAAGGGGGACCGAGCGGCACTCGATGTGGTGGAGGTTGTCACGGAGCGCACCGCACGGGCGATCGCCGTCCTCGCCACGCTGTTGGATCCGCAGCTGATGGTGCTGTCCGGGGGGCCCGCCGGGGCTGGGGACGTCCTGATCCCGCTGCTGGACGAAGAACTTGAACGGCTCAAGTCCGCCCGCCCCCGCATTGCCGCCTCAACGCTGGCCGGCCGTGCCGCGCTGCAGGGAGCCGTGCGCATCGCACTTGACCGCGCTCTGGCTACCCTGCTCGACTAG
- a CDS encoding arsenate reductase ArsC, whose amino-acid sequence MTTETTKKPSVLFVCVHNAGRSQMAAAFLTTLGKGAVEVRSAGSQPADKVNPAAVEAMAELGIDMSAEIPKILTTEAVKESDVVITMGCGDECPYFPGKRYEDWVLEDPAGQGVDAVRPIRDEIKTRIENLITELLPALHTDAQ is encoded by the coding sequence ATGACCACCGAAACCACCAAGAAGCCCTCGGTCCTCTTTGTCTGCGTCCACAACGCCGGCCGCTCCCAGATGGCCGCCGCGTTCCTCACCACCCTCGGCAAGGGCGCGGTCGAGGTCCGTTCCGCCGGGTCCCAGCCGGCAGACAAGGTCAACCCGGCCGCCGTGGAGGCCATGGCTGAACTCGGCATCGACATGTCCGCCGAGATCCCCAAGATCCTCACCACGGAGGCCGTAAAGGAATCCGACGTCGTGATCACCATGGGCTGCGGCGACGAATGCCCGTACTTCCCCGGCAAGCGCTACGAGGACTGGGTCCTGGAGGACCCCGCCGGCCAGGGCGTGGACGCCGTCCGCCCGATCCGCGACGAGATCAAGACCCGCATCGAAAACCTGATCACGGAACTGTTGCCCGCGCTGCACACCGACGCCCAGTAA
- the trxB gene encoding thioredoxin-disulfide reductase — protein sequence MSTVQLIIIGSGPAGYTAAIYAARAGLKPLVLAGSVTAGGALMNTTDVENFPGFPEGIQGPELMDGLQQQAERFGAQVVFDDVTAVTLAGHLKRVATGAGETHEAPAVILATGSAYKELGLPEEKTFSGHGVSWCATCDGFFFRDQDIIVVGGGDSAMEEATFLTRFGKSVTVVVRKGELRASRIMAQRAKDNPKIRFAWNSAITKIHGDGKVTGVTLKDTVTGETREQSATGIFVAIGHVPRTELVKGQVELDAEGYIKVYSPTTVTNLSGVFACGDAVDHRYRQAITAAGTGCAAALDAERYLAALDDADSIATALVEEPTHA from the coding sequence GTGAGCACCGTACAGCTGATCATCATCGGATCCGGCCCGGCCGGCTACACCGCGGCGATCTACGCCGCCCGCGCCGGGCTGAAGCCGCTGGTCCTGGCCGGATCGGTCACCGCCGGCGGTGCCCTGATGAACACCACCGACGTGGAGAACTTCCCCGGCTTCCCCGAAGGGATCCAGGGTCCGGAACTCATGGACGGGCTGCAGCAGCAGGCCGAAAGGTTCGGCGCCCAGGTGGTGTTCGACGACGTCACCGCAGTCACGCTCGCCGGGCACCTCAAGCGCGTGGCCACCGGCGCCGGCGAGACCCATGAGGCCCCGGCAGTCATCCTGGCCACCGGTTCCGCGTACAAGGAACTCGGACTGCCGGAGGAGAAGACGTTCAGCGGCCACGGGGTCTCCTGGTGCGCCACCTGCGACGGTTTCTTCTTCCGCGACCAGGACATCATCGTGGTCGGCGGCGGCGACTCCGCGATGGAGGAAGCGACGTTCCTGACCCGGTTCGGGAAGTCCGTGACCGTCGTGGTCCGCAAGGGCGAACTCCGGGCCTCCCGGATCATGGCCCAGCGCGCCAAGGACAATCCCAAGATCCGCTTCGCCTGGAACTCCGCCATCACGAAGATCCACGGCGACGGCAAGGTCACCGGCGTCACGCTGAAGGACACCGTCACCGGTGAAACCCGCGAGCAGTCCGCCACCGGCATTTTCGTCGCCATCGGGCACGTCCCGCGCACGGAACTCGTGAAAGGCCAGGTCGAACTCGACGCCGAGGGCTACATCAAGGTCTATTCCCCCACCACGGTCACCAACCTCTCGGGCGTGTTCGCCTGCGGCGACGCTGTGGACCACCGCTACCGCCAGGCCATCACCGCCGCCGGGACCGGCTGCGCCGCAGCCCTCGACGCCGAACGCTACCTCGCCGCGTTGGATGACGCGGACAGCATCGCCACCGCCCTGGTGGAAGAACCCACCCACGCCTGA
- a CDS encoding PDDEXK nuclease domain-containing protein has protein sequence MSPVSGARRRPLLQQAPDERTGKFQPEYAGKLNFYVALVDDVLRRDHDNETIGILICGTKNDRSVRYSLGRSTSPMAVAAYTYDKLPLAEQQVLPNEGHVVAALEWAEPDANEEASFGQA, from the coding sequence ATGAGTCCCGTATCGGGCGCGCGCCGCCGCCCTCTTCTACAACAGGCACCGGATGAGCGGACGGGCAAGTTCCAGCCGGAATACGCCGGCAAGCTCAACTTCTACGTCGCCCTCGTCGATGACGTGCTCCGGCGAGATCACGACAACGAAACCATCGGCATCCTCATCTGCGGCACTAAGAATGACCGCAGCGTCCGGTACAGCCTAGGACGTTCAACTTCCCCAATGGCCGTCGCCGCCTACACATACGACAAACTTCCCCTGGCCGAGCAACAAGTGCTTCCTAACGAAGGACACGTCGTTGCAGCTCTGGAATGGGCAGAACCCGACGCGAACGAGGAAGCCAGCTTTGGGCAAGCCTGA
- a CDS encoding FAD-dependent oxidoreductase translates to MDSAKNLPVAVIGAGPVGLAAAAHLLERGLEPLIFEAGPSAGAAIEQWRHIRLFSPWRFNIDPAAVRLLEASGWESPRPTALPYGGELIDDYLAPLAALPAIGSRLQTGARVLAVTRAGMDKTHTRNRERTPYTVRVEHDGGEVRDHTVAAVIDASGTWSIRSPLGTSGLPAIGEDSAADRISSPLPDVTGRDRGAFAGRRVLVVGAGHSAANTLISLAELAKDEPDTRILWAVRGASAEKAYGGGDADGLPARGQLGARLRRLVEAGTIELHTGFGIGSLKSLASHVSVESVDGRILEADVVVPCTGFRPDLDILRELRLNLDPAVEAPVELAPLIDPEFHSCGTVPPHGAALLAHPDKDFYTVGMKSYGRAPTFLLATGYEQVRSVAAALAGDQEAADTVQLKLPETGLCSSDAGTSCDAPAAAAVDSQSSCCAAPEPVGFPTGLSHGRSGEN, encoded by the coding sequence TTGGATTCAGCGAAGAACCTTCCCGTTGCCGTAATCGGTGCCGGGCCCGTGGGCCTGGCCGCCGCGGCCCACCTCCTCGAACGCGGACTCGAACCGCTGATCTTCGAAGCCGGCCCCTCCGCGGGCGCCGCCATCGAGCAGTGGCGCCACATCCGACTGTTCTCACCGTGGCGGTTCAACATCGATCCCGCCGCCGTCCGCCTGCTCGAAGCATCCGGCTGGGAATCGCCACGACCCACGGCCCTTCCCTACGGCGGGGAACTCATCGACGATTATCTGGCCCCGCTGGCCGCACTCCCTGCTATCGGCTCGCGGCTGCAGACCGGCGCCAGGGTCCTCGCCGTGACCCGCGCCGGTATGGACAAGACCCACACCCGTAACCGCGAGAGAACCCCCTACACCGTCCGGGTCGAACACGACGGCGGCGAGGTCCGAGACCATACGGTCGCAGCCGTCATTGACGCCTCCGGTACCTGGTCCATCCGAAGCCCGCTCGGCACCTCCGGGCTGCCCGCCATCGGCGAAGACTCTGCCGCTGACCGGATCTCATCGCCGCTCCCGGACGTCACGGGCCGCGATCGTGGAGCTTTCGCCGGACGCCGTGTCCTGGTCGTCGGCGCCGGCCACTCCGCCGCCAACACCCTGATCAGCCTCGCCGAGCTGGCCAAGGACGAACCCGACACCCGGATCCTCTGGGCGGTCCGCGGCGCGTCCGCCGAGAAGGCCTACGGCGGCGGCGACGCCGACGGACTGCCCGCCCGCGGCCAGCTCGGTGCCCGCCTGCGCCGCCTCGTCGAGGCAGGAACCATCGAACTGCACACCGGCTTCGGCATCGGCTCGCTGAAATCGCTCGCATCGCACGTGAGCGTCGAATCCGTTGACGGACGCATCCTGGAGGCCGACGTCGTGGTGCCCTGCACCGGCTTCCGCCCGGACCTGGACATTCTGCGTGAACTCCGGCTGAACCTGGATCCGGCCGTAGAAGCACCCGTGGAGCTGGCCCCGCTGATCGACCCTGAATTCCACTCCTGCGGCACCGTCCCCCCGCACGGCGCAGCACTGCTGGCCCATCCGGACAAGGACTTCTACACCGTCGGCATGAAGTCCTACGGCAGGGCGCCGACCTTCCTGCTCGCCACCGGCTACGAACAGGTCCGCTCCGTCGCCGCCGCCCTGGCCGGGGACCAGGAAGCGGCGGACACCGTCCAGCTCAAACTCCCCGAGACCGGGCTGTGCTCCTCCGATGCCGGCACCAGCTGCGACGCCCCGGCAGCAGCCGCCGTTGACTCCCAGTCCTCGTGCTGCGCGGCCCCGGAGCCCGTCGGATTCCCCACCGGGCTGTCCCACGGCCGCTCCGGCGAAAACTGA
- a CDS encoding aldo/keto reductase: protein MLERRPFGETALNVSVVGLGAGQIGEHDVTEAEAAEVLNGALDLGVTLIDTAASYGLSEERIGRHLHRRRDEFVLSTKGGPSINGQRDWTPGSVLASIERSLRLTQSERIDIFYLHSCPIEILRRGDLQETLDKAVAAGKIGVAGYSGDNKPLAFAVDSSRFGSIETSVNIADQWNLRHVLGRRPELGVIAKRPIANAPWRFVDRPTGHYAELYWERLQALKLDPGDMDWTEFALRFTAYAPGVHTAIVGTAKLAHLRRNITAVSRGPLQPEALGGIDRAWREVGSDWSAST, encoded by the coding sequence ATGCTGGAGAGAAGGCCGTTTGGCGAAACTGCTTTGAACGTCTCTGTCGTCGGGCTGGGTGCCGGTCAAATTGGTGAACACGATGTCACTGAGGCCGAAGCGGCCGAGGTGCTCAACGGAGCACTGGATCTCGGAGTAACGCTCATCGATACCGCCGCTAGCTACGGGCTGAGCGAAGAGCGCATCGGTCGGCACCTTCACCGACGCCGGGACGAGTTCGTGTTATCAACCAAAGGTGGTCCCAGCATCAACGGTCAACGGGACTGGACGCCCGGCAGCGTGTTGGCCAGCATCGAACGGTCCCTGCGCCTGACCCAGTCGGAACGTATCGACATCTTCTATTTGCACTCTTGCCCAATCGAGATTCTGCGGCGTGGTGATCTTCAGGAAACCCTGGACAAGGCCGTCGCCGCCGGGAAAATCGGTGTCGCCGGTTACAGCGGCGACAATAAGCCTCTCGCATTCGCTGTGGATTCCAGCCGGTTCGGCTCCATCGAAACCAGTGTCAACATAGCTGACCAGTGGAATCTCAGACACGTTCTCGGCCGACGGCCCGAACTAGGAGTGATCGCCAAGCGCCCGATCGCGAACGCGCCGTGGCGGTTCGTCGACCGGCCGACCGGGCACTACGCAGAACTCTATTGGGAACGGCTACAGGCACTCAAACTTGATCCAGGCGACATGGATTGGACCGAGTTCGCCCTGCGCTTCACGGCGTACGCCCCAGGTGTGCACACCGCAATTGTCGGCACTGCCAAGCTCGCCCATCTGCGCCGGAACATCACCGCAGTCAGCCGCGGGCCCCTTCAGCCTGAAGCGTTGGGAGGCATCGACCGCGCTTGGCGCGAAGTTGGTTCGGACTGGTCCGCCTCGACCTAA